In Carya illinoinensis cultivar Pawnee chromosome 6, C.illinoinensisPawnee_v1, whole genome shotgun sequence, a single genomic region encodes these proteins:
- the LOC122313864 gene encoding origin of replication complex subunit 6-like — MDLSEVVKKLGLSESKHLIRKAAELRRLCDVQFDSSIIGVGEVCKAIICLEIAATRLGVLFDRQSAIRLSGMSEKAYSRSFNSLQNGLGVKNNLDVRELAIQFGCVRLIPFVKKGLSLYKERFLASLPASRRASADFTRPLFTSVAFYLCAKKHKLKVDKLKLIELCGAFEPEFSNVSTSMKDLCHDVFGVAKEKKDAGDVKGNRELLDVLPGKRKMEDGGYLSDDEPEFSSYKKIKRTEKHAYL; from the exons ATGGACCTCTCGGAGGTAGTCAAAAAGTTGGGCCTGTCTGAGTCCAAGCACTTGATCCGGAAAGCCGCAGAGCTCCGTCGCCTCTGTGACGTCCAGTTCGACTCCTCCATTATCGGCGTC GGAGAGGTTTGTAAAGCTATAATCTGCTTAGAAATCGCCGCGACAAG GTTAGGGGTTTTATTTGATCGGCAAAGTGCTATAAGGCTGAGTGGCATGTCGGAGAAGGCTTATAGCAGGTCTTTCAATTCGTTGCAGAACGGACTTGGCGTCAA GAACAACCTGGATGTAAGGGAGTTGGCGATTCAGTTCGGATGTGTGAGGCTCATCCCTTTTGTGAAAAAGGGCTTATCTCT TTATAAGGAACGGTTTCTGGCTTCATTGCCAGCTTCTCGGCGGGCGAGTGCTGACTTCACTCGCCCCTTGTTTACTTCTGTGGCGTTCTATTTGTGTGCTAAAAAGCATAAG CTAAAGGTAGACAAGCTCAAGTTGATCGAGCTCTGTGGTGCATTTGAACCTGAATTCTCTAAT GTTTCTACATCCATGAAGGACTTGTGCCATGATGTTTTTGGAGTTGCAAAGGAGAAGAAGGATGCCGGAGATGTAAAGGGGAATCGAG AACTTTTGGACGTATTACctggaaaaaggaaaatggaggaTGGTGGTTATTTATCTGATGATGAACCAGAG